The following nucleotide sequence is from Drosophila takahashii strain IR98-3 E-12201 chromosome 3L, DtakHiC1v2, whole genome shotgun sequence.
AAGTTGGACCAATAATTTTCCTGAAATTGTTTAAAGACGCTCTTGTATTACCTACAGAACACTTGCGTAATAACAACAATTTCATAGAGTTTATTCCGAAAAAAGAggcttaaaaaagtaattactaaaatcaaTTACCTACAATCGCGCCCCCAAAACTTGGTTAACCTTTTACAAACAtttagcaaaataaataatcaaattgCAACACAGAAATCTAAAATTGCCGCCAAGCTCAAGTGTAAATCTTGGTCGCACCGCAggcaaagaaataataatttatgcattttcatttatttttcaacacGCTTTTGAccaaaataaagttttccattTGTCTGGGCTCCACTCGTACATTACAGACAGCTGGCATGGAGGGGCTTTACTTTTGGGGCgaagcgaaaaataaaaaccattttttaaagtgcTGCCCAGAAACAGCATCTAGTACCCTACCCCCGACTCCCCCAACACCATGATCGTATCTTGCATTATCTACGCTGCCGTATCTGATAATGATCAACTGCTGGCCGACGCCTCAGATGCCGCCTTTTTtctttacatatattttttcctttatttcgtgttttttcttctttttggttGCCTTTTAATTAAACGCTCAAGCCGCAAGCGGAGCTCAAGTCGCTGGCGGAGTCGTGCATCGGCGGCTGCCCCTTTGAGAGAACCCTCCGATCTTATAGAGGTTGCCGCCTCATTCAGTCATTCATGCCGTCATTGCTTCATTATCCATGCGCACATCACTCAACGAACACTCTGCATGTACTCGCTTTATATATATGCACTCATTCCCATCCAAGAACCCGGTTCCATTTCCAGACAGAGGCCCATTCAAGTAAAATCCATATTCATCAGCCGATCCATTCGCTTGTCTCTCCCCAGCTCAAATCGAATTACGGCCGCATTTCATGTGCTCTCAAAGTTTTATATGTCGCATATCTTTcgaaatgtattattttcaaacacaaaattttaaatgaaaaatgtagATCTGTACgatttgttattaaaaattgatttgcagggctgagaaaaaaaatataaatggatcACACTGTATCGGTGGagtcaaaaaaattgtatacaaccaaaatcgttaaaaaaaagtattggttcctttatttttaacgACACATTTTGTTAGTCCTTCTCAAGGTATTCATTTGAACAAGTCACATTGGGAGTCAAACCATCCAAGTTTTCAATTCGACCAACTGCATATATAATATCTGTATCCTTAATGACAAAGACAAAAAAACGATTTACTTCGAATTTTTCATTATGTCGGGTATTAATATCATTCACTTGATCTGagggaataaataataaatgttaaataggataatacaaaaatatttgacttaCTTAGAAGTTTATTGGGGCCGAATTGGACCACCGTTTTGAGCAGGAATTCGTCAATTTGTATGTTGGAGCAAACTTAGACTTTCCAAACAAGCCAGCTATGTCTACATTATTCAAAATTCTACTTATATCCTGTTCAAATTTCACCTCGAAAATGGGCAGTAATAAATGAATTTTCCTGGGATCACTCAATTCAGCATTGATCTGGGTGTTTAAGTTATTCAAGACATCCTGGCAGGTAACGCCCTTTCTCGGCAGAAGAACCAAAACGCCCATGCCTGCGGTTATGACTGGGATGAATATACCTCTAGCCTCGTCGGTGGCCATTGTTTCAAGTAGGGACAAAGAGTCCATCATGGGAACACATAATGGTCCTTTCAAATGACCTGTACCGTATTTCTTGACAAAATATCTGTTAAACTGAGATTCAAACCGAACACTCCAACGGGGATAAACTGACATTCCAATGATCGCCactattttgtttacattttttgtctTCTTAAGCTAGAATTGGCTAGAGCCGCATCCAGTTTTTCCGACAGCCATTTGTCTATAGTTTTTGAGACTTTTATATCTTTGGCTACTTTTTAGCGCTCGACATCAGCAGGTCGGATACCAGATTCAACTTCTTTGACAGGGGTTGCTCCTGAGGCACCGCCACTTTATTGGCCATCTCAAATTTGGCCCCCGAGGCTTTCTTGTATTTCATTCCCCATCTTTGTATTTCCTTGTTTGCCTCGGAGGATCCTCTTTCTATAATCACATCTCTCTCTAAATCAATATTATTCTCAATCTTTTTGCTGGCAAAGATCTCAAATTAAATGACATAGTTTTCTTTTGTGTGACGATCGATTTCCCTAACCTGTTGAGCAGAAAAGTTTTGCTGCAAAGTATTGTGAAAAGTAAGCAGAAGGCACAGCGACTTTAGAGTTAATTCAAGGCAGGCCATTTTACAGAAACTGAATAAAATCTTAggttttgttatatttaagagcttGAATAGGAAATAGAACGAATTAGATTTAATacagatatattttaaaatgtgtatcattgaaacgaatttaattcaaaataaataaatt
It contains:
- the Acp76A gene encoding LOW QUALITY PROTEIN: accessory gland protein Acp76A (The sequence of the model RefSeq protein was modified relative to this genomic sequence to represent the inferred CDS: inserted 2 bases in 2 codons; substituted 1 base at 1 genomic stop codon), whose protein sequence is MACLELTLKSLCLLLTFHNTLQQNFSAQQVREIDRHTKENYVIXFEIFASKKIENNIDLERDVIIERGSSEANKEIQRWGMKYKKASGAKFEMANKVAVPQEQPLSKKLNLVSDLLMSSAKKXAKDIKVSKTIDKWLSEKLDAALANSSXKKTKNVNKIVAIIGMSVYPRWSVRFESQFNRYFVKKYGTGHLKGPLCVPMMDSLSLLETMATDEARGIFIPVITAGMGVLVLLPRKGVTCQDVLNNLNTQINAELSDPRKIHLLLPIFEVKFEQDISRILNNVDIAGLFGKSKFAPTYKLTNSCSKRWSNSAPINF